A single genomic interval of Lathyrus oleraceus cultivar Zhongwan6 chromosome 7, CAAS_Psat_ZW6_1.0, whole genome shotgun sequence harbors:
- the LOC127101005 gene encoding serine carboxypeptidase-like 11 — MVAKMNMMMIPPSHIFQILLTLSVFFSMQILTHIEASSSSKVEHLPGFQGPLPFELETGYVGLGETDDDMQVFYYFIKSENNPQKDPLLLWLTGGPGCSSFSGLVYQIGPFAFEKKEYDGSVPSLVSRPQSWTKLCSIIFVDLPFGTGFSYAKNVTANRSDWKLVHHVHQFLRKWLIDHSEFLSNEFYMGADSYSGIPVPAVVQEISNGNEKGLKPLINLQGYLLGNPITTLKEINYHIPYAHGMGLISDELYASLQRNCKGEYIDVDSKNELCLRDLQSFDECLSGINTFNILDRYCKDDSSLWRRSLTQELKKPLRSHLKLPELSCQIYGFYLATKWANDDSVRKALHIREGTIGKWERCYTTDFEREIHGSFEFHVNLSKKGYRSLIYSGDHDLVVPFTSTQAWIRDLNYSIADDWRPWLLNDQVGGYTRTYSNRMTFATVKGSGHTAPEYTPEQCFVMFSRWISNLPL; from the exons ATGGTTGCAaagatgaacatgatgatgattCCTCCTTCTCATATTTTTCAGATTCTACTTACTTTAAGTGTGTTTTTCAGTATGCAGATTTTAACTCACATTGAAGCTTCTTCTAGCTCAAAGGTTGAACACCTTCCTGGTTTTCAAGGACCACTTCCTTTTGAACTCGAAACCGG GTATGTGGGGTTAGGAGAAACAGATGATGACATGCAAGTGTTCTACTACTTCATCAAGTCAGAGAATAATCCTCAGAAAGACCCTCTTCTGCTTTGGTTAACTGGTGGCCCTGGTTGTTCATCTTTTTCTGGTCTTGTCTATCAAATAG GTCCgtttgcatttgaaaaaaaggAGTACGACGGGAGCGTGCCTAGTTTGGTTTCGAGGCCACAATCTTGGACTAAG CTATGCAGCATTATTTTTGTTGATTTGCCCTTTGGAACTGGTTTCTCGTATGCTAAAAATGTCACTGCTAATCGTAGCGATTGGAAACTagttcatcatgttcatcaattTCTTAGGAAG TGGCTGATCGATCACTCTGAATTTCTTTCAAATGAATTCTACATGGGAGCTGATTCATACTCCGGCATTCCTGTCCCAGCCGTTGTTCAAGAAATTTCAAATG GAAATGAAAAAGGTCTCAAACCATTGATAAATCTCCAG GGATATCTACTAGGAAATCCTATAACAACATTGAAAGAAATCAATTATCATATTCCATATGCTCATGGAATGGGGCTCATTTCCGATGAACTCTATGCG TCACTGCAGAGAAATTGTAAAGGAGAATATATCGATGTAGATTCTAAAAATGAGTTATGTTTAAGAGATCTTCAATCCTTTGATGAG TGCCTTTCAGGAATTAATACATTCAACATTTTGGACCGCTATTGCAAAGATGACTCGAGTCTATGGAGGAGATCTTTGACTCAAGAGTTGAAGAAACCTCTTAGATCTCATCTCAAATTGCCCGAACTAAGTTGCCAA ATTTATGGTTTTTACCTCGCAACTAAATGGGCTAATGATGATAGTGTTCGCAAGGCACTACATATTCGAGAG GGAACCATAGGGAAATGGGAACGTTGTTACACTACTGATTTTGAGCGTGAGATCCATGGTAGCTTCGAGTTTCATGTAAATCTAAGCAAAAAAGGATACCGCTCTTTGATATATAG TGGGGATCATGATTTAGTTGTTCCTTTTACATCTACTCAAGCTTGGATAAGGGATCTAAACTACTCCATTGCGGATGATTGGAGGCCATGGTTACTAAATGACCAAGTTGGAGG ATACACAAGGACTTATTCAAATCGAATGACATTTGCAACTGTCAAG GGTTCAGGTCATACCGCTCCTGAGTACACTCCTGAGCAATGTTTTGTCATGTTTAGTAGGTGGATATCTAATTTACCTTTGTAA
- the LOC127101008 gene encoding 2-oxoisovalerate dehydrogenase subunit beta 1, mitochondrial, whose translation MSKSAKKLGKLISLVSKRGFSTSSIQKDAADNGVKSLNLYSAINQALHIALDTDPRAYVFGEDVGFGGVFRCTTGLADRFGKNRVFNTPLCEQGIVGFGIGLAAMGNRAVAEIQFADYIFPAFDQIVNEAAKFRYRSGNQFNCGGLTIRTPYGAVGHGGHYHSQSPEAFFCHVPGIKVVIPRSPKEAKGLLLSCIRDPNPIVFFEPKWLYRLAVEEVPEDDYMLPLSEAEVIRPGSDITLVGWGAQLSIMEQACIDAEKEGISCELIDLKTLIPWDKETVEASVKKTGRLLISHEAPVTGGFGAEISASILERCFSRLEAPVARVCGLDTPFPLVFEPFYMPTKNKILDAIKSTVNY comes from the exons ATGTCAAAAAGTGCGAAGAAATTGGGAAAATTGATTTCTTTGGTTTCGAAAAGGGGTTTTTCTACATCAAGCATTCAGAAAGATGCTGCTGATAATGGTGTCAAATCATTGAACCTCTATTCCGCCATTAATCAAGCTCTTCATATTGCCTTGGATACTGATCCTCG TGCTTATGTTTTCGGAGAAGATGTTGGCTTTGGTGGGGTGTTTCGTTGCACCACTGGATTAGCAGATCGATTCGGGAAAAATAGGGTTTTCAATACTCCTCTATGTGAGCAG GGCATCGTTGGCTTTGGTATTGGTCTAGCAGCTATG GGAAATCGAGCCGTAGCAGAAATCCAGTTTGCAGATTATATATTTCCTGCTTTTGATCAG ATTGTCAATGAAGCTGCTAAATTCAGATATCGGAGTGGAAACCAATTTAATTGTGGCG GTTTAACAATTAGAACCCCTTATGGAGCTGTTGGCCATGGTGGACACTACCACTCTCAATCTCCTGAGGCTTTCTTCTGTCACGTGCCTGGTATCAAA GTGGTCATCCCTCGTAGTCCAAAGGAAGCGAAAGGGTTATTGTTATCTTGCATACGTGATCCGAATCCTATTGTATTTTTTGAACCAAAG TGGCTTTATCGTTTGGCTGTTGAAGAAGTACCGGAAGATGATTACATGTTGCCATTATCTGAAGCCGAG GTGATTCGGCCAGGAAGCGATATTACACTTGTTGGTTGGGGAGCTCAATTATCTATCATGGAACAAGCTTGTATTGATGCAGAAAAG GAGGGAATTTCTTGTGAATTGATAGATCTGAAGACACTAATTCCTTGGGATAAAGAAACAGTGGAGGCATCAGTAAAGAAGACAGGAAGACTTCTT ATTAGTCATGAAGCTCCTGTGACTGGTGGTTTTGGCGCTGAAATCTCGGCTTCAATTCTTGAACGCTGCTTCTCAAGG TTAGAGGCTCCTGTAGCAAGAGTTTGTGGCCTAGACACTCCTTTTCCTCTGGTTTTTGAACCCTTCTACATGCCAACCAAGAATAAG ATATTGGATGCAATTAAATCAACTGTCAACTACTAA